The Nesterenkonia xinjiangensis genome contains a region encoding:
- the tsaD gene encoding tRNA (adenosine(37)-N6)-threonylcarbamoyltransferase complex transferase subunit TsaD yields MMTEQIPAADPAAPLVLGIETSCDETGVGIVRGTRLLANTVSSSIEEHARFGGVIPEIAARAHLEAFVPTLRQALETAEVTLDDVDAIAVTSGPGLAGALMVGLSAAKGLALAAGKPLYGINHLVAHVGVGLLEGGPGEGALLEGSLTSDQHTGVTQLPAGTGALLVSGGHTEILRVRSLTHEVELLGSTIDDAAGEAYDKVARLLGLGYPGGPTIDRLAAKGDPEAFRFPRGLTLPKFIGTAEQPGRHRHDWSFSGLKTAVARAVEQFEAAGRPVPTTDIAASFQEAVVDVLTSKAVRAAREHGITTLLLGGGVAANRRLRELLAARCAAAGIELRIPPVALCTDNGAMVAALGAQLVAAGVAPSSLDIPADSSQPVERISV; encoded by the coding sequence ATGATGACTGAGCAGATCCCCGCTGCCGACCCGGCCGCACCGCTGGTGCTGGGCATCGAGACCTCCTGCGACGAGACCGGCGTGGGCATCGTCCGCGGCACCCGACTGCTGGCCAACACGGTGTCCAGCTCTATCGAGGAGCATGCACGCTTCGGCGGGGTGATCCCCGAGATCGCCGCCCGCGCCCACCTCGAGGCCTTCGTGCCCACGCTGCGCCAGGCCCTGGAGACCGCCGAGGTCACCCTCGACGACGTCGACGCGATCGCTGTGACCTCCGGCCCCGGCCTGGCGGGCGCCCTGATGGTGGGCCTCTCCGCCGCCAAAGGGCTCGCCCTGGCCGCGGGCAAGCCGCTCTACGGGATCAACCACCTGGTCGCCCACGTCGGAGTGGGGCTGCTGGAGGGCGGTCCGGGCGAGGGCGCGCTGCTGGAGGGGTCCCTGACATCGGACCAGCACACCGGGGTGACTCAGCTTCCCGCGGGGACCGGGGCCCTGCTGGTCTCCGGCGGGCACACCGAGATCCTGCGGGTGCGTTCCCTGACCCACGAGGTCGAGCTGCTCGGATCCACCATTGACGACGCCGCCGGGGAGGCCTATGACAAGGTGGCCCGGCTGCTGGGACTGGGATACCCGGGAGGCCCGACGATCGACCGTCTCGCCGCGAAGGGCGATCCGGAGGCCTTCCGCTTCCCGCGTGGGCTGACCCTGCCGAAGTTCATCGGCACCGCCGAGCAGCCCGGCAGGCACCGGCACGACTGGTCGTTCTCCGGGCTGAAGACCGCCGTGGCCCGTGCCGTGGAGCAGTTCGAGGCCGCCGGGCGGCCGGTGCCCACCACGGACATCGCCGCCAGCTTCCAGGAGGCCGTGGTGGACGTGCTCACGTCCAAAGCCGTCCGAGCGGCCCGCGAGCACGGCATCACCACGCTGCTGCTGGGCGGAGGAGTGGCCGCCAACCGCCGACTGCGCGAGCTGCTGGCCGCACGCTGCGCAGCTGCCGGCATCGAGCTGCGCATCCCGCCGGTGGCCCTGTGCACCGACAACGGCGCGATGGTGGCCGCACTCGGAGCTCAGCTGGTGGCGGCCGGCGTGGCGCCGTCGTCGTTGGACATCCCGGCCGACTCCTCCCAGCCGGTGGAACGCATCAGCGTCTGA
- the rimI gene encoding ribosomal protein S18-alanine N-acetyltransferase, translating to MSAGPAVSLRSMVAEDIPEVLALEQRLFPHDAWPEQFFHEELAHTQGERATRRYWVCTEPVEDDPLTDERIIGFVGMMCVLPLADVQTIAVAPEAQGRGLGTTMLHLVVDTARDLGAEQVLLEVRSDNDGAQGLYRREGFTHIHTRRRYYPDGADALIMQKPLTDLDAPTSASRLR from the coding sequence ATGAGCGCCGGGCCCGCGGTCTCGCTGCGGAGCATGGTCGCCGAGGACATCCCCGAGGTCCTCGCCCTGGAGCAGCGGCTCTTCCCGCATGACGCCTGGCCGGAGCAGTTCTTCCACGAGGAGCTCGCCCACACGCAGGGGGAGCGGGCGACCCGCCGCTACTGGGTCTGCACCGAACCGGTGGAGGACGATCCGCTCACCGACGAGCGGATCATCGGCTTCGTGGGGATGATGTGCGTGCTGCCGCTGGCGGATGTGCAGACCATCGCGGTGGCGCCCGAGGCCCAGGGCCGAGGGCTGGGCACTACGATGCTGCACCTGGTGGTGGACACCGCCCGCGATCTCGGAGCGGAGCAGGTGCTGCTGGAGGTCCGGTCCGACAACGACGGCGCCCAGGGCCTCTACCGCCGCGAGGGCTTCACCCACATCCATACCCGCCGCCGGTACTACCCGGACGGCGCCGACGCGCTGATCATGCAGAAGCCGCTGACAGACTTGGACGCCCCGACCTCGGCCTCCCGGCTGCGCTGA
- the tsaB gene encoding tRNA (adenosine(37)-N6)-threonylcarbamoyltransferase complex dimerization subunit type 1 TsaB produces the protein MLLAIDSSAGASAAVVHDGEVLASWRTDATTTHAEVLASAVGEVMDRAGVTGARLDAVVVGVGPAPFTGLRVGLVLAHSLAEVWHRPLHGICSLDSPARRAISHGLGADAEFLVAVDARRREVYWGRYRAAAPDADAGGASWAAAELIDGPHVGPAAELPALGAVGVGVTLYPEQLGLPPGAPDEAGQWTADAAELALLAESRPQARREPLPLYLRESDAKVPVRRKRATA, from the coding sequence GTGCTTCTCGCGATCGACTCCTCCGCCGGTGCCTCCGCCGCCGTCGTGCACGACGGCGAGGTGCTGGCCAGCTGGCGCACCGACGCCACCACCACCCATGCCGAGGTCCTGGCCTCCGCAGTCGGCGAGGTGATGGACCGGGCCGGTGTCACCGGAGCCCGGCTGGACGCCGTGGTGGTCGGGGTGGGGCCGGCGCCCTTCACCGGGCTGCGGGTGGGCCTGGTGCTCGCCCACAGCCTGGCCGAGGTCTGGCACAGGCCTCTGCACGGCATCTGCAGCCTCGACTCGCCGGCCCGGCGTGCGATCTCCCACGGGCTGGGAGCCGATGCCGAGTTCCTCGTCGCCGTCGACGCGCGCCGTCGTGAGGTCTACTGGGGCCGGTACCGGGCCGCGGCGCCTGATGCCGACGCAGGCGGAGCCAGCTGGGCGGCCGCCGAGCTGATCGACGGTCCGCATGTGGGCCCCGCCGCGGAGCTGCCCGCACTCGGTGCCGTCGGGGTCGGCGTCACGCTCTATCCCGAGCAGCTCGGCCTGCCCCCGGGAGCTCCTGATGAGGCCGGGCAGTGGACGGCCGACGCCGCCGAGCTCGCGCTGCTCGCCGAATCCAGGCCCCAGGCCCGCCGCGAGCCCCTGCCGCTCTACCTGCGGGAATCCGATGCCAAGGTGCCGGTCCGCCGCAAGAGGGCCACCGCATGA